Within the Leptogranulimonas caecicola genome, the region GCGCGTGGCTCTGGCTCGAGCTTTAGTGCTGGAACCCGGCGTGCTGCTCTTTGACGAGCCCTTGTCTAACCTGGACGCCAAGCTGCGCGTGGATATGCGCAATGAGATTCGCCGCATCCAGCAAGAGGCGGGCATCACAGCCATCTATGTCACCCATGACCAGTCTGAGGCCATGGCGCTGTCCGACAACATCATCGTCATGAAGCGCGGCGTGGTAGAGCAGGTGGGCGATCCTCAGACTATCTACCATCGTCCAGTCAACGAGTTCGTTGCAGACTTCATCGGCGAGTCCAACTTCCTCCATGGCACTCTTACCACCTCTGATGGCTCACAGGGAATTGCCAACATCGAAGGCTACGATGTCCCTCTGGACAACGTGGAGCACCTGAGCGAGGGAGATACCTGCACATTGGTGCTTCGTCCCGAGGCTGCCAAACTAGCAGACCAAGGCGTGCTCCCCTGCGAGGTTATCCTTTCGCGCTTTATGGGCAACTACCATAACTACCACGTCAAAGTGGGCGACACTCTGGTCAAGATCACCGATTTCAACCCCAAGACCCACAAGGTCTATGAGGTGGGAGACAAGGCATTCGTCGCATTCACCCCAGCAGACGTCCACGTGCTCTAGGCCACCTGTCTTAAGGAAAGGTTGCAGCGGCCTTTTCTGAGAAGACTTTGTGCACTTCATCCAAGGCGCTCGGATGAAGCCTTGCAAACCCTGACCCGCCTGGAAACAATGAATGTTTTCAGGCGGGTCATCCTTTACCATACTGCCCGCAGGCATGCCTGGAACATGAAGGGGGTTGTTCATGGAACCTGATAAGGTACGCGCATCGCGCGAGGCGTCGCCAGATCCCAAAGAGTTAGGTCAAGAGGCGCCTAAGACGCCTGAGCCTCCCATGTTTTCGTTGATCATGTGCCTCTTTGGCGTAGAGGAATATGTGCGAGATGCCATTGCGGCCATCCGTGCGCAAGACTTTGATAACTGGGAGCTCATCTTGGTAGATGATGCCTCTAAAGATCACACCATGTTAAGGGCCCTGCGAGGCATCAAGGGAGACAGCCGTATCCGCGTCATCCATAACGATGCCAACATTGGCCTTGCCGCCTCTCGCAATCGCGGCCTCGATGCAGCGCACGGCCGCTATATATGCTTCCCAGACGCTGAGGACCTGCCAAAGCCCAACTACCTCTCTTTGGCAGCGGCGGTCATCAAGGAGCAGGACCCCGACATCATTGTGAGCGGTGTCGTGCAAGATTTTTATAACCATAAAGGAGAGGTGGCCTTCTCTGAAGAGCAAAATCTAGAACCGGTCGTCGCCACTGGCAAAGAAGAGGTGGCAAAGATCCTATTGCCTCTAGAAAGTCAAAACGCCTTGAGCTTCATCTATACCAAATACTTCAGGCGGTCCCTTATCGGCGGCTTGCGCTTCGAGACCAGCGGGGTGCACTTCTCGGAAGACTTCTTCTGGGAGCTGGAGCTTTTCGAGCGCGCGCAAAAAGTTGTGGTAGTGGGGCAGAGCGCCTATCGGTTTGAGAAGCATCTGCGCAAAGAGCGCCAAATTTCTTATACCAAAGGTACGTTTTTGCAGCGTCATAGGCGCATTGCGGCCATTCAGGCCCATCAAGAGGACCATGGCTTGGATACCCCCGAGAGCCGCAGCCAGCTAGGACGGCTTTATGCCACACACATCTTGGCAGAGATCGCGCGCATCACAGATCCCGAGTCTCCCGTGCCTCTTGAGGAGCGCATCGGTTGGGTGGAGTTTCTCCATGAAGACCCGCTCTTTCAAAAACTCATCGAGGGCGCCCAGCCTCCCAAGGGCTTCATCAATCAGCGCGTCCATAAGGCGCTGGTGAGCAAGAATCCTAAATCGGCGCTGAGACTGGGCCATTTAGCGGGATATCTGTGGTCCTTTGGGCCCGAGACCTGGTCGCGCACGCAACCCTAAAAACAGTCCTTTGCCGAGAAACCCGCGCCTTCCTGCTAGAAAGCTATCTGAAATACCCTTTATTTGTTGGTTGCACGTAGCCCGGTGAGGTGTATAGTCAAGGTCGACCTTTAAAGCGGTACGGGATACCGTCAAGGCGAAACTCATATTGCTCCTCTTAAAGAGACTTTTCGCAGACGCCTGTGCCGCTCAACGGCAAAGGCGTTTTTTCTTTAGGAAGGGAGTCTGATGGATCACTGTGAACCCAAGGCCACCATCATGGACGAAGCCACGATGAAGCGTGCCATCACGCGTATCGCCCATGAGATCCTCGAACACAACGAGGGGTCAGAGACCATCGCGCTGGTGGGCATCGTGCGCCGCGGCGCAACGTTGGCTCGCATGTTGGCCGACGAGATCGAAGCTATCGAGGGGACTCGTCCACAGGTGGGTCTGCTGGACATCAGCTTTTATCGCGATGACGTGACCCGCTGCATCGCCCCGGTGCTTCATAAGACCGAGATTCCTTTTAACGTTGATGGTAAAGACATCATCTTGGTAGATGATGTGCTCTATACCGGCCGCACGGTGCGCTCGGCCTTGGACGCTCTGATGGACTTTGGCCGCCCGGCTACCATCCAGCTGGCTGTCATGGTAGACCGCGGCCACCGCGAGCTGCCCATTCGTGCCGATTATGTCTGCAAAAACGTTCCTTCTTCTCGCGACGAGGACGTGCGTGTGTGCCTGGAGCCCCTGGATGACCATGTGGCCGTCGAGATCTGGGATACCGAGTGCGAGAAGCACAACGGAGGTGTCGCCTAATGCTTTCGGTTCGCAATCTTATTGATACCACGTCGCTTACCGCCGACGATATCACCCAGATCTTGGATACCGCCCGCTCCTTCGCCGAGGTCAACAGCCGCTCCATCAAAAAGGTGCCCGCTCTGCGCGGCCGCACCATCGTGAACCTCTTCCTCGAGCCCTCTACCCGCACCCGTAGCTCCTTCGAGCTTGCCGAGAAGCGCCTCTCTGCAGACTCCCTCAATATGGGCGGCTCCACTTCTTCTGTAGTCAAGGGTGAGAGTTTGGCAGACACCATCCAAACTATCGACGCCATGAACGTAGATATGTTCATCTGCCGCGCCAAGTTTGCAGGCACCCCTCATCTCATTACCGAGAATACCGACGCCAAGGTGATCAATGCCGGTGACGGTAAGCACCAGCATCCCACCCAGGCCATGCTGGACCTCTATACCATCCGTGAGCATTTTGGGCATCTGGACGGCCTCAAGGTGGCTATCGTGGGCGACCTTCTCCACAGCCGCGTCTGCGGGTCTCTGGTGCCTGCCTTGAAAACCATGGGCGCCGAGGTCACCCTGGTAGGACCTCCTACCTTCCAGGTGATCGATCCTTCTTACTATGGTGTCGAACAGACCGCCTCCTTGGACGAGGTGCTGCCAGAGATGGACGTCATCTATATGCTGCGCGTCCAGCTGGAGCGCATGGGCGGAGCCGCCATCCCCAGTCGTCGCGAGTACAACCGTCTCTACGGCCTCGACGCCGCTCGCCACGCACGCATGAAGCCTGGTGCCATCGTGTGCCACCCGGGCCCCATGAACCGTGGCATGGAGATCATGCCCGAGGTGGCCGATGCTCCTAACTCTGTGATTCTTGACCAGGTCAACGCCGGTGTGTGCACCCGCATGGCCGCCATGTACCTGCTTTTGGGAGGAGAAGACAATGGTATTGCTTAAGGGCGCACGCGTAGTAGATCCCCAGGTGGGCCTGGATGCCGTTAAAGACGTGCTCATCGATGGCACGACTGTCGCGGCGCTCGACGATGTGATCGAGGCTTCTGACGGCGTTGAGGCCATCGACTGTGCCGGCAAGGTGCTTATGCCTGGCTTTGTGGATATGCACGTACATTTCCGCGATCCTGGCTTCGAGTACAAAGAGGACATTCAGACCGGCGTCACTGCTGCTACCCATGGCGGCTATACCGACGTGGCCACCATGCCCAACACAAACCCCATCACCGATACTGGCACCAGCGTGCGCTACCAAATCGACCGTGGCATTGAGTTCGGTCTTGCCCGTGTCCACCCCATCGGCGCGCTTACTCACGGCGAGGAGGGCGAAGCGTTGGCAGAGATCGGCGACATGACCATGGAGGGCGCATGCGGTTTCTCTGACGACGGCCATGGCGTGCAATCGGCCGGCATGATGCGCACCTGCATGGAGTATGTGAGCCAGTTTGACCGCCCGGTCATCGCTCACTGCGAAGACGAGTCCCTGACTGCCAACGGCGTCATCAACGAAGGCCGTGCAAGCACCCGCCTGGGTATGTTCGGTTGGCCGGCGCTGGGCGAGGAGATCGAGGTCATCCGCGATATCGAGCTTTGCCGTCTCACTGGGTGTCCGCTGCATGTGGCTCACATCTCCACGGCGCGCTCCCTGGATCTCGTGCGCCAGGCAAAGGCTGACGGCCTGCCTGTGACCTGCGAGGTCACCCCTCATCATCTCTTCCTCACCGAGGAAAACATCACCGACTCTTACAACACCAACCTCAAGGTGAACCCTCCTCTGCGTACCCGCAACGACGTGGAGGCCCTCATCGACGGTCTCATCGATGGCTCCATCGATTGTGTGGTGTCCGACCATGCTCCCCATGCAGCCCACGAGAAGGACTGTGAGTTTGAGATCGCCTACTTTGGCACCATCGGCCTTGAGACCACTGTGCCTCTGCTGGTATCCAATCTTGTGAACCGCGGCCTTCTTCCCTGGAGCCGTCTGGTTGAGGCCTGCGCGGTGAAGCCCCGCGAGATCCTTCGTCTGGATCCAGTGAAAGTCGAAGTAGGCGGCGAGGCCACCTTCACCATCGTCGATCCCTGCGCTGAGGTCGCTGTGACTCAGGATTACTTCGACTCCAAATCCAAGAACTCGGCGTTCTTGGGAATGCGTCTCACCGGCGCCGCTTCCGATGTTTTTGTTGATGGCAAACAGACCTTGGTCAATGGCGTAGTGGCGGAGTAGCTACACTGAAATGGCGTCTCTCGGATGGGGGACGCCATTTTTGCGTGTGTTTCAAAAGAAAGGAGGACCCATGCCGACACCCTCTGCCGCACGGGTTCACACTGCCACTGTTGTGGACAACGTGCAGGTGGCCGAAGGCCTCTGGCGCCTGGTGTTTAGGGCGCCCAAGCTTGCTGCAAACATCTCATCTGGCCAGTTCTTCAGCATCGCGGTTCCAGGAGCCCCCAAGCAGCTGGCTCGAATCCCTCTGTCCTTCTCCATCGCGGATTTTGACGCCGGCACCATCGAGACGGTCTACGCCGTCGTTGGCCCAGGAACCCAGGCGCTCTCCCAGATGGCTCCGGGTGCCACCACTACGGTGCTTGGCCCTGGCGGGCATGGATGGAAGCTGGACACCTTCACCAAACGTTGCCTCCTGGTGGCCGGCGGCATAGGCGTCACCCCTATCATCTCTGCAGCTAACACCTTGGGTCTTGAGGGTTTGGAATACGACGTCATCATGGGCGCGCGCACCGCTTCCATGCTCTGGGGCGCAGACCGCCTGCTTACCTATGGCGCAGGCTCAGTGGTGGTGGTCACAGATGACGGCACTGCTGGAGCCAAAGGCACTACGGTGGATGCCCTTGAGGCGGCCCTTCCTACCGAGAAGTACGATCTCGTGCTCACCTGCGGCCCTGAACCCATGATGAGGCGTGTGGCAGAGCTTTGCCAGAAGGCCGATGTGGCCTGCCAGGTCTCCATGGAGCGTATGATGACCTGCGGCTTTGGCGCCTGCGCTACCTGCGTGGTGGACACCAAGGGCGGCAAGGTAGGCGCTTGCATGGGCGGTCCGGTCTTTGATGCAAATGAGGTGGTCTGGTGAGCACTCCCAATATGGCCGTAAATCTTGGCGGCGTAGAACTTAAGAACCCTGTGACCACCGCAGCGGGCACTTATGGTTTTGGTTGGCAGTTCGAGGGCTTCTATGATGTCTCTTGCCTTGGCGCCATCACCACCAAGGGGTG harbors:
- a CDS encoding ABC transporter ATP-binding protein, which translates into the protein MAKEKKGVRLDHISKIYQDPKSGKDFYAVHDVSLDIAPGEFVTLLGPSGCGKTTILRMIAGFESPDEGEIYLGDEPINELTPNKRDTAMVFQSYALLPHYNIFDNVAYGLKLRKVPKEEIREKVKNILGLVGLQGMEERMTNQLSGGQQQRVALARALVLEPGVLLFDEPLSNLDAKLRVDMRNEIRRIQQEAGITAIYVTHDQSEAMALSDNIIVMKRGVVEQVGDPQTIYHRPVNEFVADFIGESNFLHGTLTTSDGSQGIANIEGYDVPLDNVEHLSEGDTCTLVLRPEAAKLADQGVLPCEVILSRFMGNYHNYHVKVGDTLVKITDFNPKTHKVYEVGDKAFVAFTPADVHVL
- a CDS encoding glycosyltransferase family 2 protein; translated protein: MEPDKVRASREASPDPKELGQEAPKTPEPPMFSLIMCLFGVEEYVRDAIAAIRAQDFDNWELILVDDASKDHTMLRALRGIKGDSRIRVIHNDANIGLAASRNRGLDAAHGRYICFPDAEDLPKPNYLSLAAAVIKEQDPDIIVSGVVQDFYNHKGEVAFSEEQNLEPVVATGKEEVAKILLPLESQNALSFIYTKYFRRSLIGGLRFETSGVHFSEDFFWELELFERAQKVVVVGQSAYRFEKHLRKERQISYTKGTFLQRHRRIAAIQAHQEDHGLDTPESRSQLGRLYATHILAEIARITDPESPVPLEERIGWVEFLHEDPLFQKLIEGAQPPKGFINQRVHKALVSKNPKSALRLGHLAGYLWSFGPETWSRTQP
- the pyrR gene encoding bifunctional pyr operon transcriptional regulator/uracil phosphoribosyltransferase PyrR, translated to MDHCEPKATIMDEATMKRAITRIAHEILEHNEGSETIALVGIVRRGATLARMLADEIEAIEGTRPQVGLLDISFYRDDVTRCIAPVLHKTEIPFNVDGKDIILVDDVLYTGRTVRSALDALMDFGRPATIQLAVMVDRGHRELPIRADYVCKNVPSSRDEDVRVCLEPLDDHVAVEIWDTECEKHNGGVA
- a CDS encoding aspartate carbamoyltransferase catalytic subunit — encoded protein: MLSVRNLIDTTSLTADDITQILDTARSFAEVNSRSIKKVPALRGRTIVNLFLEPSTRTRSSFELAEKRLSADSLNMGGSTSSVVKGESLADTIQTIDAMNVDMFICRAKFAGTPHLITENTDAKVINAGDGKHQHPTQAMLDLYTIREHFGHLDGLKVAIVGDLLHSRVCGSLVPALKTMGAEVTLVGPPTFQVIDPSYYGVEQTASLDEVLPEMDVIYMLRVQLERMGGAAIPSRREYNRLYGLDAARHARMKPGAIVCHPGPMNRGMEIMPEVADAPNSVILDQVNAGVCTRMAAMYLLLGGEDNGIA
- a CDS encoding dihydroorotase, with translation MVLLKGARVVDPQVGLDAVKDVLIDGTTVAALDDVIEASDGVEAIDCAGKVLMPGFVDMHVHFRDPGFEYKEDIQTGVTAATHGGYTDVATMPNTNPITDTGTSVRYQIDRGIEFGLARVHPIGALTHGEEGEALAEIGDMTMEGACGFSDDGHGVQSAGMMRTCMEYVSQFDRPVIAHCEDESLTANGVINEGRASTRLGMFGWPALGEEIEVIRDIELCRLTGCPLHVAHISTARSLDLVRQAKADGLPVTCEVTPHHLFLTEENITDSYNTNLKVNPPLRTRNDVEALIDGLIDGSIDCVVSDHAPHAAHEKDCEFEIAYFGTIGLETTVPLLVSNLVNRGLLPWSRLVEACAVKPREILRLDPVKVEVGGEATFTIVDPCAEVAVTQDYFDSKSKNSAFLGMRLTGAASDVFVDGKQTLVNGVVAE
- a CDS encoding dihydroorotate dehydrogenase electron transfer subunit produces the protein MPTPSAARVHTATVVDNVQVAEGLWRLVFRAPKLAANISSGQFFSIAVPGAPKQLARIPLSFSIADFDAGTIETVYAVVGPGTQALSQMAPGATTTVLGPGGHGWKLDTFTKRCLLVAGGIGVTPIISAANTLGLEGLEYDVIMGARTASMLWGADRLLTYGAGSVVVVTDDGTAGAKGTTVDALEAALPTEKYDLVLTCGPEPMMRRVAELCQKADVACQVSMERMMTCGFGACATCVVDTKGGKVGACMGGPVFDANEVVW